In Lolium rigidum isolate FL_2022 chromosome 3, APGP_CSIRO_Lrig_0.1, whole genome shotgun sequence, the genomic window GACACCCGAACAGAAAATGAACACCTAATAGCTGCTACTTGCATCACCAAAAGCTGACATCcctgcaaaggaaaaaaaaaatcaacagctACACTCAAGCCAAATGCCTAAATCAAACCAATAGTAAAGAGCACGAGCTTATTCATGTTCAGTATGATACGATAGCTTGCACTGAAAAATGAGAGAATAGATCGGAGAAGCAATAGTCATGAAAGTACATTATATACCAGGAACATCCTAATTAGAATCACTGGGATACGCATAGACCATTTTATACAGGTACTATCCTAATCAGAATCATTGGAATATAGACCGGTCCAGTCTATCAGATAGTGGGGGTGATAACACAAGCTGTGTCAAAATCGACAGAAATAGTTGAATGGAAAAGCAAAAGCAGACGCGCGGAGATATGTTGTGCACATAATAGTAGTAGTCAAAGTTAGAGCAAAACATATTGCTCTTCTATATATTAGGGGTGATGCCACGTATCAATCTCTAGTAAAACACTATGTGGGTCAGCAATAGCACGACATGTTTTGCAAAAAATACAATACAGAAGGAAACAATGGTGTAAACAAAAGGCGATAGGTACATAAGTAATCACCTGCTAAACAATTGTAGATGAAATCAGTAAATATATTACACATGGTAGTGTTTCACCTCAAACTTCAGCGTAGTGTAGTTACAGACCTTTAGTGTTTTTTTTGCAAATATTGCATGTACTTGATTGCTCGGAACACCGCGAGGTTCTCAGCAATCGGTACGCTGGTCTTTTGTAATGTCGAGTTTGGAAGCTGCAGATGATCTAATATCGTCGTGCATGACACACGCTCCTGAAGTGCACCTAGTAGAGAGTAAAGTAAATGTCCGATTAGTCAAGAGGAAATGACACTAACATCAAAGCCCACGTGGCAATCAGAAATCTATAGGTAAATCACATACCATCATGTAGAGCTCCTTCAGAAAAGATACGGCTTCAAGAATAAACATTGTCAAGGTGAGATCATACCGTTGAGGAACATCAACCAAATAGACAAACCTTATAGTTGGCGGAAGGATGCAAGAATTTCCATTGGACATTCTGGCTGCACCCAAATCTGCAACGGATAAAGACATGCTGATGAAATGAGCAGAGAACTGAGAGAAGAGCTGAAGCCATGGCTAGCaaagcgacaatgttgaacctttTTGGATTTAAATCCCAGCTTCAGATCTAGTATAGAGGTATGGCTAGGAAACTCACTTAACTTGACCATCTTGTGAAAACTACATGTAACATATGTGAGGCTTAAAGCCTTGAGCAATGGGACATGACCAAGAACCAGTGGATCTTGGAAATCAATCCAATCATCAAAGACCATTTGCGTGAGTTGAGGGAGCCAGTTTAGCTTAACTTGTTCAAAAAGATAACCAACCATACTGAGTTCAGTGAGATGAGTGTGCTCAACTTGCAATGTGCTGAGATTATCAGTCACAATTGAACAAATGTAGATCCTTCAACAACTtgcaagtgatgagaaagttggATATGTCTGATTCACCAAATCTCAAATTCTCTAGATTGAGGCTGATGAGACTGCCAAATGCATTTGCACATGCATAAAAAAATCAGGCAGGAGGTCCATATGAAATAACTGACATATATTATTGTGTGTAGCAATGAAGTGAGTCTAACTGGTAGCTTATTTCAGGCACGAGGCACGCCAACCGAGCCGAAACAAAGGAGAAAAATCCAGAGCATGGAGTAACACGAGTCAACGACGCCAGTTGCGCGGGCGGGCGGGTGGGGACCACCTGCCGTGTTCCTTGACTGCTTCCCCCACCCGTCGCTGTCCCGCGGGCCCAAAAGCATATGCCCGTTCAACCACCCCTCTTTTGGGTACTCCTATCTCACTGCATCAGTCAAAAATCGGAGCACGCTCCCACAGTATGAATCTTCTTCTTTATCTTCCCTACCACTCACATTTTCTTCCACAGCCAACCAAGGCTGCTGCTCAAAGCTTCTTCTTCCTAATTTGTTGCTTTTTGATTCTGCTTTAGACCACTCATACACTGAAGAACCGAGATGAAGCAAAATGAAGCTCTAGCTATAGGGTCACAAAGGGAACAGGATGACAAACTAAGATTAAATAACAGGTTGTTGTAGTAACAAGGGGAGCAAGAAACTTCAGAGCTTGTGCAGCTCCGGGAGCGGGGTGAGCGGCGGCTCCTGGTCGGCGGGGGTGTGGCGGTGGTCGCCCTCGTAGGTCACAATGAGCATGGCGGGGTCGCTGGGGTCGCGCTCCACGTGCTTCCAAGCCGGGCAACCGCGAACCGTGCTGCACTTGTAGTACCCGCTGCAACAACAGAGGCAGGAACTGGTTGGTTAATCCACTCCACAAACCGGAAGATTGCTCTGTTTCTTTTCGACGGAGTAAAGAACTCACCGGGGACGCCACTGCCTCCATCCCGTCTGCGTCGACGAGGCGAGCATGACACGCCCACACGCGCGTCTTGGGGCTCCCTGCAACGGCCGCGCCCCCCCATGTCTGCCCGCAGGTGGTCACCGCCGCTCTCTGCGCCGCGCACGGCATCGAGCATCTTACGTGTGTGCGTGGATGGTTTGCCACGGTGGCGGCCACGTCACCTCCGGGCCCACCCGTCAGCCTCTCCGGCTCGCCTCCCCCTCGGTGAGAAAACCCCGCCGGATCTGGATCTAACAGTTTTGCATCTAGCCCCCTTTATATCATGCTCGCTCAACCCGCAGTCCTTATCTCTGCTGGTTACACGAAAACCCGCAGTCCTTAGCTCTAGTCGCTCTCGGTATGCAGGTTTGATGATCAGGAACAAAAGGGAGTTACGCCCTGTCTATAATTTATTTTTTCTTACTATGTCAGTTGATTTACCAGATTACAAAAATGTGTATGAGAAGGCTAAAAGTGTCAATATTAGAAGTGCAACTGCCATTGTTTAGGGTCAACACTAAATTATACATTGTATCCATTCAGACTTAGTTATCTGATTAGGAGTGGCAATAAGAATTGAGTCTGTTGTTGGCAGGGGGTATGTATAAGATCTATGTTTGAGAGGTAGATATAAATTCCTATTTGTTAAGAAATGTTGAAGTCCTAAAGCAGACAATGTTGACGAAGCAGCTATCAATCTTAAGGGGCGAATAAGAAACTCCCTATCTGTCTGTCTATCTCCCTAGTGACATCCAAAGCCCGATTGCTTCAATCAGGCTGCAAGACAAACTTATCATTAATTTCTTTACAGGGAAATATTCATTTACTCACTGTTTTTTTTCTTTGACAAACATTCATTTACAGTGTTCTTATTTCTTCAGCGAAAATTCA contains:
- the LOC124696009 gene encoding uncharacterized protein LOC124696009; the protein is MVGYLFEQVKLNWLPQLTQMVFDDWIDFQDPLVLGHVPLLKALSLTYVTCSFHKMVKLNLGAARMSNGNSCILPPTIRCTSGACVMHDDIRSSAASKLDITKDQRTDC